The genomic window AATTTATCTAAACATAAATCTTAAAAACCAAAATCTAAGAAAGGAGGAATTGCTTGTTACAATATAACTTGTAATAAATTCTATGAATAAAAAACGAAAAGTATCACACTATAGATTGGTTTAAATTTTCAGTACACCTCACTCCGAATCTAGCTTAATGAAAGTGGCTAATGGGACATATTCAAAGATAGGGGCGTTTGATAGATATTCTTGTAGTCATGAGGCAAAAGTTAATGCTGCAACAGCTTTAAGAATTATTATTGAAAAAATTGGTAATTATTTGAGTGACGAAATGGACATCTTAAGAATTTTATTAGCTTCTGATGTAAGAGATGTAAGAGAGCAAGGTATTATTGCAGCTGAAAATACTTGGAAAAACCCATGGAGAAAAAATATTTTAGAAAGTGGCTTGATTAGGAGACTTCGTCTTGAACCAGAGCAAGACTTACGAAATAGATCTACTTTAGTGATTGTCCGCGCAAATCCAAAAGTGTTGTTAGAAGAGTGCACAAAAGATGATGGCTCAAAATACTTTCCGATTGAACTAATAACAGTAATTAATAACCCATCAATAAAATTAAACATGGTTTATGGACTGTGTAATCTTTTTTCTGCTCAAAGAAAAGAAGGCAAGTTCTACAAAGATTTCAAAGAAACCCCGGTGTTAGATTCACCTGACGTTGAAAGATGTTTTAAATATTCTATTCTTGTTTTACAAGATCTAGTAAACGAATCTACCCTTAGTATAGATGAGAGAAAGATACTTCATAATACTTGTGTTTTAATTTCGTATCTTTTAGATAAAGATTTAAATCCTGTTGTAAAATCCTTAGAGCAGCAAGTCTATAACAATTATGTTAATAAGTTGTCGAATATAAACCTTAGTAAGTTTATAGAGTTTACTACACATTCTCAATTTGCTGAAGAATCATGGAAGGAAGAAAATACTTGGGTAGCTGCAAAGGGAACTCTGAAAGTGGCATTGCCTGTTACTGATACAAGATGTAGAAATCCTCTAGCAAATTATCTATCGCTTAGGGCTGACGTTGAACGAATGAAAACAGCTTTAAGACCTATACAAGTTGTTTCAACTAAACCAACAAATCCCTATGTTGTATCTAATCTTAACGATGTCCTAGACATGATTGACTCTTCGATAGAATCATATCTAGCTGGGAAAAACTTCAAAGGTATTATGTGGCAAGAAGTTGAGGAATTTAATTCAGGGTTCCCAAGATTATTACAACTTTTAGACAGTTCAAGAAATGTAAATTGTAGACTAGCAGTACTTAATACTATGGATAACCTTACTCAAAATGGGATCACTGTAGCTAGACGTAGTCTTCCTTTTGATTCAATTGTAAATGAACAAAATATAGCTGCTTTAGGAAATGTATTAAGAAATAATGTTTATTTTCAGAGTGTTTTAAGAAAACAATTAACTTCTCCAACTCCTGCAACAGTACAAGAGAAAGCTTTGTTATTAACACGACAACTGACAACTTCATTCAAAGATTATTTTGGATTAACTGAGTTAAAAGAAAAAGCGTTAGAGACTGCATCAGAAATAATTGCTGGGAAAAGGTTTAAAAAAGGTTTTATTCTTTCAGGAATCAATGGTATGGGTAAATCATTTTTTGGAAAAACTCTGGCTGGTGAACTTGCCTTACTGTTACAAGTTATTAAGGGTAAAACAATTGACGCTGATAGGTTACAAGTATTTGGTGTGAACAGACCCGTGACACTAGAAGAGTATTTTGAATTATTAAAGAAGCATGCTCCACTTGTTCTGATGCTTGATGAGATACAATTTATTGCACCTGCAGATGGGATAGAACTGACAGATAGATTTATTAAATGCTTAGAAGGAGTTATGAAATCTGATGCACCAATAATATTGGTTGGAACTACTAATGAACCTGAACCAGTCCTGATTGAAGGGTTGCATATAAATGAAGGCGGTTCGTCAACTGAGGTAGATAAAGTTTTGAAAACCAGAATTCATCCATTTTGCTTTGAAGTTATGGATGGGTATTATCCATTCAATCAAGAATCACTAGGCATAGATTTTACCAGAGACTATTTAACATACCTGCAAAAAACTAAAAAATTAAAAGGTAATGAAGACATAGAACAAGCTGTGCAATTTGCAAGAGGAATAAAGTTGGTAGATATAATACAAATAATCACAGAATCATTAATCCCAAAGGAAAATATTTTCTCGCTAGATACTGTAAGTTCTCGTTTAAGTAAACTAAGCGCAGATTTAAGGCGAAGAGAATTGGAAGAGCTTGTTAGTCTGCTGGAAAGTAGCATTAGGTACCTTACTCTTAAACCTGGATATAAGATTGAAGGGGATATAGATTATAAATTATTAGCAACTGTTGCAGACAGCATTCCAATAAAAAGTTTAGGACAATTATTAAATAATGTCCCACAGGCAATAACACAAGAATCATTATTGTTCCTACTTAACTCATACAGAAAGGATTATCAGAGCTAAGTTAATCAGCTATTAAAGAAATGAAAACAATTTCATCATTACAAAAGCCAGTAAATTTAATGCCTTCATTATCTCTTCCTTTTTCTTCGCAAAGTGCTGGCCCATTATTAGCAAAATTAAATAGTTTAAGGCAAAAACCTCAGGCTCAAATCCAACCTGGTGGTGAACCACTATTACAAGTTTTGACTGAAGACTCTTCAAGTGAAGATAAAGTAGATGCCATAGGAGAACTTACAGGACTTGTAGAAGATTACAACTTTTATGATCCAAGATTAATTCCTGTTTTGATGGAAACATATGGTAAGCACGAAGGTAAACTCAAAGGAATCACTCTTACAAGTTTACTTAGAATAATAAGGAAAGTCCCGTTGCATGATATAGAATTATTGCCATTTCTTCATGGTGTATTAGTTAATGACAGACAAATAGATGCTTTGTGGAACTTAAGAGTCATTTTGAGTAGAAGATCTATAACTCAGCTCGGTTTAATTACAGCAGTTTCAGGTCTTTATAAAAGTTCTAAAGGTCTTAATTATGAAGCCGCTTCTCTTGCAGTAATGAGTGCGTATCTATCTCACAATAAATTAGGAACTATTGATGATTTGCAAATCCTAGCTAAGGTAGCTGACGGAAAACATCATAAAACAAGTTCAACTATTTTAGAAGGGAATAAAACTTATACTGTAAGAAGTTACTTGGATGAAGTAATGTCGAAACGAGCTCCTGAACTTAGGGAACTAGTTTCTGAAAGAGGTGATTTTGTTTTACTTAGTACAGCAGCTATTAGAGCAGAGGCTGTTTTTAGACTAGCTCAAAGAATTGGTGGCGAACAGTTAGATATTGATGAGTTAATTACTTTATTAGAGAGCACTTCCAAAGATGCTTATAGTCCATCACGAACTAACTCTATTGCTTGTATACATGAATTGGCTAACAAGTCTGATTATTTAGATGGTAGGATGCTTTCATTATTAAGAACAGCTACTAAGGATCTTGATGATGTTGTTAGAGAAAATGCATATGAAGGATTACAGTTGGCGGTATGTAGGCATAGTGTTTTGGTTGATGATCTGCAACCTCTTTTTACCAAGGGTGTTCAAGCGGAACCCAACCCACAAGTCAAAGTTTATGCAGTAGGTGGACTTTCTGGTATCTTGGAAGTAAGACCACTGAGTGATTCTACATTACTTGATTCACTGATTACTATTGTAGATGATCATAGTACCTTGCCAGAGCTTAGAGCTCTGGCATTGTTGGCAATAGCAAAATATATTAAACAGAACCCAAGTATTCATCCAAGACTAAAAGAAGTAGCTGTAAGGGCTGCTAGAGATAAGTATGATGCTGTTAAAGCTAATGCCTTGCTTGTATTGGCTAGTGCTACTGCTTGTAAGGGGTTTGTTGAAGCTGAGGACATGGATTTATTCATAGCTAATGCTGATGATTCAGATCCAGATGTAAGAAGCAATGCTATTTTAGGAATCAAAAACTACTTGGAACTACTAGAAGAAGGAACAGCATCCTATTTAGATTTGGAAGACACTGTAAGAAGACATTTACGTGATGATGTAGCTCCTGCTCGGACAAATGCTTTATATGCTTTTGGCGATCTATTTAGCAGTAATCCTGGAGTTGGCTTACAACACGGAGATTTAGAATTATTAATATATGTTGGTTCTAGAGATAGATATGAACCCGCAAGAGCAGCAACTTATGCTTTGTCAGTAGTAGTAAATAAAGATATAAGTGAAATTGAAAGAGTAGAACACGAGGATAGAATTGAGATACTATGTACAGTTTTTGGTGGTTGCTTGCCTGAAGAGAATGATAATTATGATAAAAGTATTAAAGCCGCTTTAGGTACATTGGAACAAAGATTTGAACAGTGGAAAAAATCTGTGGCACAAGAAACCGTTACACCTCCTTTAGCTTTTAAACGTTTTGCAATTAGGGATGAATTACACAAGGGTGCTATAAAGCAAATATCTTTAAGAGCAAATGATTTATACCGAGAACTTTTAGCAGCTGGTGAAGCTATCAAATCTCTTGAGGCAATGAATCTCACTTTAGAATTAAAACTACAAAGAGAAAGGGAAATAAGACAAAAACTAGAAAAAACATTAACTTCATTGGCAATGAAATATAATCAGCTTTACAACATTTACAACCCTCCTAATAAGACTTCAAGTAAAATGGGCTCAAAGGTAGTATTGTGGCTCCTTGAGCGTTGTCTCAAAGAGCATGGTTTTCATATCCCAAGGATGATAAATGATTTGAGAGCTAAGTTAATTGTTGGCTACACAGTTAAGAGGCCAATACAAAAAGGTTTTGGATTACCTGAGGCACTTTCAAGAAGAGAAGTTGAAGAAACTATAGAAGGAAATTTTGATATGTTTGAAAGTGAGCAGTAACAAAATAATTGACAAAGACTTAAATTTTAGTAAATGTAATTATTGGCTGACACAGGAAAAAGTTGATTAGATCCTAAACCTGACAGCTATGCTAAGTTAACATGTGTGTGTAACCTCCTGCCATGATAAAATAAAAAGTTATGCGATCAGTTTATGTTGTAGCAGGTGGCATTAGTAAATTTGCAAAAGCTAGGCCTGATAAAACATTTCCAGCAATTGTAAAAGAATCTTATGAGCTCTTGCTTAATGATTTAGGTCTTGTGCCAAAACAAGCATTTGAATTAATAGATGGTACTGTTGGATCTTACTTTAGTGATCATTTTCTTAGACAGTTAAAAGGGGCCACTATGGTTCAGGATTACCTTGGACTATGTCCAAAACCATCTCACAGGATAGAAGGTGGTGGTGCAACTGGTGGACTTGCATTTCAGGAAGGTTGGAAGAGTATTGCATCTGGAAATATGGACGTATGTCTTGTATTTGGCTTTGAAACAATGTCACATGTTAACACTTGGAAAGGAAATGAGTTTATTGCTTTAGCTTCTGATGTAAGTTTTGATTATCCTGTTGGTGGTTTTTATACAGGATATTATGCAATGATGGTTGTTAGACACATGCAAGAGTTTGGGACTACACCAGAACAACTTGCTTGTGTATCTGTAAAAAACCATGCAAATGCATTTCATAATCCTTATTCACAAAAAAAAGAAAAACTTACAATTAAAGATGTCCGTAATTCTCCATTAGTAGCTTGGCCACTAACAAGAAGAGATGTTTGTGTAATGAGTGATGGAGCAGCATGTGTACTACTTGCTAGTGAAGACGGTTTAAAGAAAATTGAAAAAACATGTGGGAAAACAATTTCAAAAGTAAAAGTTACTGGAATTGGTCGTGGTACAGATGCAATGAGAATGGCAGACAGGCCACATAAAAAAGTAATTTTACTTCCACATGAAAAAGAATCTGATTATAAAAATTTAAAATATCCAGGAGTCCACTCATTTAGAGCAGGACGAATGGCTTCAAAACAAGCATATGAAATGGCAAAAATAACAGACCCATTAAATGAAATTAATTTTATTGAACTTCACGATGCATACACGTCAAGTGAAATTCAGACCTATGAAGACATGGGTTTATGCAAATATGGTGAAGGCGGGACATTTGCTGAATCAGGTGCTACTTTTATGCCAAATGTAGATTATGGTTTAAAGCTAAAACAAAAATCAATATGTCCTGTAAATCCATCAGGTGGATTGATTGCTTGTGGACATCCTGTTGGTGCAACAGGACTTATGCAAGGAGTTTTTGCTCTTTGGCAATTACAAAATACAATTAAAAAACATTTTAAAGATGAAACACTACAAGTAAAAAATGCAAAGCGTGGTGTTATTCACAGTCATGCAGGAACAGGAACTTATGTTACAGTATCGATCTTAGAGAAAGAAACATAATGGAAACAAAAAAATCTAAAAAACAAAAAGTTGAAACAAATGGGAAAGTTACATTTGGAAATAATAATACTATTGAAGAAAAAATTGCCATACAAGAGACAGATGAAGGCACTGTTTTATTTAATGTACCTTTTCCAAAAGAACTAAATGAAAAAAATCTAAAAGAGTTAGAAAATTTAACACCAATAATAATTAAACAACCTTATGAGATAGATTATATTCATTCTTATGGACAAGACTCACCATTTTTTGCAGGACTTGCAAATAAAAAATTACTTGGAACAGAATGTGAAGAGTGTCATACAAAGTTTGCTACACCGAGGTTATCCTGTACTGAATGTGGCTCAAAATGCAGATGGATTGAGCTTCCGCAAAAAGGAAAGATTCATACATTTACTGTTTGTTATTTTGGTTCTGAAGCATTTTTAAAAGAAACCCCTTTTATTTTAGCTTTAATTGAATTCCCTGGAATTGATACTTGTTTTTTAACAAGAATAATTGGACTTGATCCACATCATCCTAATTTAGATTGGGTAGGTATGAATGTAAAAGCAAAGTTTGTTAGAAACTCTAAATTTAAACCTACAGATGTTTATTTTGTGCCAGGAAAATAATGAACTTCTTACTTAATGACGATCAACTTTTACTTCAACAAACTATGCGTGACTTTGTAGAAAAAGAAGTAAAACCTCATGCAAAAGAATGGGATGAAAAAGAAGAAGCCCCTCTAGGCACAATAAAAAAACTTGCATCTCTTGGAATAATGGGGATGGCAGTAGATTCAAAATATGGTGGAGCTGAACTTGATCCACTTTCAATTGCAATTGTTATTGAAGAGCTTGCTTGTGGAGATGGATCTCTTGCTCTTACTGTTGCAGCACATAATGGACTTGGATGTGGCCATATTGCAAGATTTGGAAGGGAAGAACAAAAGCAAAAATACTTACCTGATTTAGCAAGCGGGAAAAAAATTGGTGTGTGGGCACTTACTGAACCAGGTTCTGGTTCTGATGCATCTGGTATGAAGACAAGTGCAAAAAGAGATGGAGCTAATTGGATAATTAACGGCACAAAGATGTTTATTTCAAATGCATCTATAGGTGAAACATATGTAGTAATGGCAGTTACAGAGCCAGTAAAGGCAATTCATGAATTGCCTCAACAAAAAAAAATAACAGCTTTTATTTTAGAAAAACAAGATAAAGGATTAAAGATTGGCAGAAAACTTAAAAAAATGGGAATGAGATCTTCTGATACTTGTGAGCTAATTTTAGACAATGTAAAAATTCCTGATTCAAGAAGACTTGGTGAATTAAATCAAGGGTTTATAAACACACTAATGATGCTAGATAGGGGGAGAGTTAGCATTGGTGCACTTGCAACAGGTTTAGCTCAAGCAGCTTTAGATGAATCGTTAAAATATGTGCATGAGAGAGAAACATTCGGGAAGCTTTTAAAAGATCATGAAGTAATTCGTTTTATGCTTGCTGATATGAAAGTAGATATTGATGCTGCAAGACTTCTTGTGTACAGAGCAGCAACTTTTGCAAGTGAAGGAAAAACATTTACTCTTGAAGCATCTGTTGCAAAACTTTTTGCTTCTGAAATGGCAATGAGAGTTTGTAATAAAGCTGTTCAAATACATGGTGGATATGGCTATATAAGGGAGTTTCCAGTAGAAAGATACCTTCGTGATGCAAGACTTTGTGAAATTGGTGAAGGCACAAGTGAGATACAAAGAATGGTCATAGCAAGGGAGATGTTAATAGAAGCAAAGTAAGATTTAGACTTGCAGTAATAGTTGGCAAGAGTTGTAGCTTTTTGCGGTATAGTACAAATTACAACGTTGTAATTTGTATTATGGTACAAAACACTACAATTAAGAGAAGAGTAGAAAACATAATCAATAAAGATCTTGAAAAGAAAATGGTCTTTGTTGCTGGGCCAAGACAATGCGGGAAAACAACACTTGCTAAAAAACAAATAATCAATGTAGCATTATGCACAAAATGAGTAATCATTGGCTGGATAAGCGAGTTAGTAAAATAACGAATTAAAGTTAAAACAAAACCATAAAAAATAAATAAGCTAAGCAAGATATAAGCATTACCTGTGTTCATAAAATGTGAGAGTCCAAAAAAAACTGAAGTTATAACTACAGCCCAAAAACTGTTTAGTTTGCTTTGAAAAAATGGAAAAATAAAACCTCGATAAAAGATTTCTTCAAACAGTGGTGCAGACAAAGCACAAGTAAATAAATAAATTATTCCTGCTTTTGATTTAACTAAGTCAACAGCATAAAACTCTTCTGGTGCAAATTTAAATATTATTGGCAATGTTGCTAGAGGCATTAGAACACCAATTAGTAAAGAAATTAAATATACTTTGTTTGACTTGGAATAAAAAAACAAACCTTCTTTTAAAGTTTTTTGTTGCCTCACACAAGCAAAATAATAAATAATAAGAAAGTTTATAGTTTGTGAAAGAAAAAAAATAAAAATTTGAAAATAATGAGACTTAATTTGAATAACCCTTTCTAGAGCTAATGGAACAGTAGTAAATGAAAAAATTGCTGAGCAAAGCATTAAAAATAAAGCTAAAAGGAATCCTTTTACAGTAATGAAGTCAAACTTGCTTAATTCATCTTTTTGAAGAAACATGAAAACATTATAAAGCCTAGAGGTAACATGCTAAGCTAAAAGAAAATGCTTACTAAAAACTTTTTATTAAACTTAGAAAAAAACATAAATAAGATTTATTGTGTCACTGATATTGAAACTACAGGCCAAAAACCAGAAGACTCAGAAATCATTGAAATTGCTTCTGTTATAGTTCAAAATGGTCAAATAAAAAATGATTATTGTTCATATATAAAACCTCTTATACCAATACCTGATTTTATAACTAAAATGACAGGTATAAGAAATGAAGATGTAAAAGATGCATTTGGAGTAGAAGTCGTTTTAAAAGAGTGGTTAGACTTTATAAAAGATGCTGATTACTTTTGTGCTCACAATGTAATGTTTGATCATGACTTTATTTACAAGTATTTAATTACTTACAAATTACCTCTTGACAATTTAAATAACTTGAATTTTTTTTGTACTGTGAAAACAGCTAGAGTGCTGTATCCTGAACTGCCAAGCAGGAAATTAAATGATTTAATTAAACACTTTAATATTCCTGTTGAAAAAAGGCACAGAGCTTTAGATGATGCAATAGCTACTGCAAAAATCTTGTTAATTTGTTTTGAAGAAATAAAAAAGAAAAGGGATGAATTATTAAAACTCTTAGAAGCCAGACAAATGGA from Candidatus Melainabacteria bacterium includes these protein-coding regions:
- a CDS encoding thiolase domain-containing protein (Catalyzes the synthesis of acetoacetyl coenzyme A from two molecules of acetyl coenzyme A. It can also act as a thiolase, catalyzing the reverse reaction and generating two-carbon units from the four-carbon product of fatty acid oxidation), which encodes MRSVYVVAGGISKFAKARPDKTFPAIVKESYELLLNDLGLVPKQAFELIDGTVGSYFSDHFLRQLKGATMVQDYLGLCPKPSHRIEGGGATGGLAFQEGWKSIASGNMDVCLVFGFETMSHVNTWKGNEFIALASDVSFDYPVGGFYTGYYAMMVVRHMQEFGTTPEQLACVSVKNHANAFHNPYSQKKEKLTIKDVRNSPLVAWPLTRRDVCVMSDGAACVLLASEDGLKKIEKTCGKTISKVKVTGIGRGTDAMRMADRPHKKVILLPHEKESDYKNLKYPGVHSFRAGRMASKQAYEMAKITDPLNEINFIELHDAYTSSEIQTYEDMGLCKYGEGGTFAESGATFMPNVDYGLKLKQKSICPVNPSGGLIACGHPVGATGLMQGVFALWQLQNTIKKHFKDETLQVKNAKRGVIHSHAGTGTYVTVSILEKET
- a CDS encoding Zn-ribbon domain-containing OB-fold protein, translated to METKKSKKQKVETNGKVTFGNNNTIEEKIAIQETDEGTVLFNVPFPKELNEKNLKELENLTPIIIKQPYEIDYIHSYGQDSPFFAGLANKKLLGTECEECHTKFATPRLSCTECGSKCRWIELPQKGKIHTFTVCYFGSEAFLKETPFILALIEFPGIDTCFLTRIIGLDPHHPNLDWVGMNVKAKFVRNSKFKPTDVYFVPGK
- a CDS encoding 3'-5' exoribonuclease, with product MLTKNFLLNLEKNINKIYCVTDIETTGQKPEDSEIIEIASVIVQNGQIKNDYCSYIKPLIPIPDFITKMTGIRNEDVKDAFGVEVVLKEWLDFIKDADYFCAHNVMFDHDFIYKYLITYKLPLDNLNNLNFFCTVKTARVLYPELPSRKLNDLIKHFNIPVEKRHRALDDAIATAKILLICFEEIKKKRDELLKLLEARQMDKLKSFEAAEFLSIPKEKVYQMVKDGTLKINETYTTKNGHEGYLFLRRDVEELAQKINN
- a CDS encoding AAA family ATPase, which encodes MKVANGTYSKIGAFDRYSCSHEAKVNAATALRIIIEKIGNYLSDEMDILRILLASDVRDVREQGIIAAENTWKNPWRKNILESGLIRRLRLEPEQDLRNRSTLVIVRANPKVLLEECTKDDGSKYFPIELITVINNPSIKLNMVYGLCNLFSAQRKEGKFYKDFKETPVLDSPDVERCFKYSILVLQDLVNESTLSIDERKILHNTCVLISYLLDKDLNPVVKSLEQQVYNNYVNKLSNINLSKFIEFTTHSQFAEESWKEENTWVAAKGTLKVALPVTDTRCRNPLANYLSLRADVERMKTALRPIQVVSTKPTNPYVVSNLNDVLDMIDSSIESYLAGKNFKGIMWQEVEEFNSGFPRLLQLLDSSRNVNCRLAVLNTMDNLTQNGITVARRSLPFDSIVNEQNIAALGNVLRNNVYFQSVLRKQLTSPTPATVQEKALLLTRQLTTSFKDYFGLTELKEKALETASEIIAGKRFKKGFILSGINGMGKSFFGKTLAGELALLLQVIKGKTIDADRLQVFGVNRPVTLEEYFELLKKHAPLVLMLDEIQFIAPADGIELTDRFIKCLEGVMKSDAPIILVGTTNEPEPVLIEGLHINEGGSSTEVDKVLKTRIHPFCFEVMDGYYPFNQESLGIDFTRDYLTYLQKTKKLKGNEDIEQAVQFARGIKLVDIIQIITESLIPKENIFSLDTVSSRLSKLSADLRRRELEELVSLLESSIRYLTLKPGYKIEGDIDYKLLATVADSIPIKSLGQLLNNVPQAITQESLLFLLNSYRKDYQS
- a CDS encoding acyl-CoA dehydrogenase family protein yields the protein MNFLLNDDQLLLQQTMRDFVEKEVKPHAKEWDEKEEAPLGTIKKLASLGIMGMAVDSKYGGAELDPLSIAIVIEELACGDGSLALTVAAHNGLGCGHIARFGREEQKQKYLPDLASGKKIGVWALTEPGSGSDASGMKTSAKRDGANWIINGTKMFISNASIGETYVVMAVTEPVKAIHELPQQKKITAFILEKQDKGLKIGRKLKKMGMRSSDTCELILDNVKIPDSRRLGELNQGFINTLMMLDRGRVSIGALATGLAQAALDESLKYVHERETFGKLLKDHEVIRFMLADMKVDIDAARLLVYRAATFASEGKTFTLEASVAKLFASEMAMRVCNKAVQIHGGYGYIREFPVERYLRDARLCEIGEGTSEIQRMVIAREMLIEAK
- a CDS encoding CPBP family intramembrane metalloprotease; this translates as MFLQKDELSKFDFITVKGFLLALFLMLCSAIFSFTTVPLALERVIQIKSHYFQIFIFFLSQTINFLIIYYFACVRQQKTLKEGLFFYSKSNKVYLISLLIGVLMPLATLPIIFKFAPEEFYAVDLVKSKAGIIYLFTCALSAPLFEEIFYRGFIFPFFQSKLNSFWAVVITSVFFGLSHFMNTGNAYILLSLFIFYGFVLTLIRYFTNSLIQPMITHFVHNATLIICFLASVVFPHCLGPATKTIFFSRSLLIMFSTLLLIVVFCTIIQITTL